One genomic region from Limibacillus halophilus encodes:
- a CDS encoding enoyl-CoA hydratase — protein MNDEAPILLREDRESVAWLTLNRPRAYNALSIGLMTALQAELESIGENADIRAVVIGAAGRGFCAGHDLKELRANPSRQFYESVFAHCSKLMLTITRMPQPVIARVHGIATAAGCQLVATCDLAVAADDTRFGTPGVNIGLFCSTPMVALSRNVGRKQAMQMLLTGETVDCATALSFGLINEAVPADNLDRSVEALAAAIKSKSSHVLKIGKKAFYRQAEMGLEEAYRFTGQVMVENMMARDAEEGIDAFIEKRPPVWQDA, from the coding sequence ATGAACGACGAAGCGCCAATCCTGTTACGCGAAGACCGGGAAAGCGTAGCCTGGCTGACCTTGAACCGGCCCCGTGCATACAATGCACTGTCCATCGGTTTGATGACCGCCTTGCAGGCGGAGCTTGAGAGTATCGGCGAAAACGCCGACATACGCGCTGTCGTCATCGGCGCGGCGGGCCGCGGGTTTTGTGCGGGTCACGATTTGAAGGAACTGCGTGCCAACCCGTCTCGTCAATTCTATGAATCCGTTTTCGCCCACTGCAGCAAGCTGATGCTCACTATCACCCGGATGCCGCAGCCGGTTATCGCGCGTGTCCACGGAATCGCCACCGCCGCCGGCTGCCAACTGGTGGCAACCTGCGATCTGGCCGTGGCGGCCGATGATACGCGCTTCGGCACGCCGGGCGTCAACATTGGCCTGTTCTGCTCCACACCCATGGTGGCGCTATCGCGAAACGTTGGACGCAAGCAGGCGATGCAGATGTTGCTGACCGGAGAAACCGTGGATTGTGCGACTGCACTCTCGTTTGGACTCATCAACGAGGCCGTTCCTGCCGACAACCTCGACCGAAGCGTGGAGGCCCTGGCGGCCGCTATAAAAAGCAAGTCCTCCCATGTTCTCAAAATCGGCAAGAAGGCATTTTACCGTCAGGCTGAAATGGGCCTGGAGGAAGCCTACCGCTTTACCGGGCAAGTCATGGTCGAGAACATGATGGCGCGCGACGCCGAAGAGGGCATCGATGCCTTCATCGAGAAACGTCCGCCGGTCTGGCAAGACGCATGA
- a CDS encoding PaaI family thioesterase, producing MARITREEIQDICAKELPWVVELGMTVESLEEGACTVRLPYREVHLRPGGTISGPAMMTVADFAMYGAVLSAVGRVELAVTINLNINFLRRPKPGDIIAKARLLKLGKRLAVGDVLIHSDGEESGEPVAHATSTYSIPPNR from the coding sequence ATGGCCAGGATCACAAGGGAAGAAATTCAGGATATTTGCGCCAAAGAGCTGCCGTGGGTAGTCGAGCTTGGGATGACCGTGGAATCCCTCGAGGAGGGCGCTTGCACCGTTCGTTTGCCTTACCGCGAGGTTCATCTGCGGCCCGGCGGTACGATCTCCGGACCAGCCATGATGACTGTCGCCGATTTCGCGATGTATGGCGCCGTCCTTTCGGCGGTTGGCCGTGTTGAACTGGCTGTGACAATTAATCTCAACATCAATTTCCTTCGTCGCCCCAAACCGGGAGACATTATAGCCAAAGCGCGGTTGCTGAAGCTCGGTAAACGTCTCGCTGTAGGTGATGTCTTGATCCATTCGGATGGCGAAGAGTCAGGCGAACCCGTTGCACACGCAACTTCGACCTATTCGATCCCGCCAAACCGATAA
- the rplM gene encoding 50S ribosomal protein L13, with protein MKTYSAKPAEVEKKWFVVDAEGVVLGRLASQIALILRGKHKPTFTPHVDCGDHVVVINAEKVQMTGKKWDDKKFFWHTGHPGGIKERSMGQILSGAHPERVVLKAVERMVPSGPLGRQQMKNLRVYAGSDHPHEAQQPTVLDIASMNPKNKRSA; from the coding sequence ATGAAAACCTACTCCGCCAAACCGGCTGAGGTGGAAAAGAAGTGGTTCGTCGTCGACGCAGAGGGTGTTGTCCTCGGCCGCCTTGCCAGCCAGATCGCTTTGATTCTGCGCGGCAAGCATAAGCCGACCTTCACCCCGCATGTCGATTGCGGCGACCACGTTGTCGTCATCAACGCCGAGAAGGTGCAGATGACCGGCAAGAAATGGGACGATAAGAAGTTCTTCTGGCACACCGGTCATCCCGGCGGCATCAAGGAGCGTAGCATGGGGCAGATTTTGTCTGGTGCGCATCCGGAGAGAGTCGTCCTCAAGGCCGTTGAGCGTATGGTGCCGAGTGGACCCCTTGGGCGCCAGCAGATGAAGAACCTCCGCGTCTATGCGGGCAGCGATCATCCACATGAGGCTCAACAGCCGACCGTGCTGGACATTGCTTCCATGAACCCGAAGAACAAGAGGAGCGCGTAA
- the rpsI gene encoding 30S ribosomal protein S9, protein MADEQQTLNDLSELGGAAAVTAVAEEETREPQIDAQGRSYATGKRKNAIARVWIKPGSGKVTVNGRDVETFFARPVLRMIISQPFSVAGRVNQYDVVCSVTGGGLSGQAGAVRHGISKALTLYEPDLRAVLKKEGFLTRDSRVVERKKYGRAKARRSFQFSKR, encoded by the coding sequence ATGGCCGACGAACAGCAAACCCTAAACGACCTCTCCGAACTGGGCGGTGCAGCGGCTGTGACTGCTGTAGCCGAGGAGGAGACGCGCGAGCCGCAGATCGATGCCCAGGGCCGCTCCTACGCGACCGGTAAGCGTAAGAACGCCATTGCTCGCGTCTGGATCAAGCCGGGCAGCGGCAAAGTAACAGTCAATGGCCGCGACGTGGAGACCTTCTTTGCCCGTCCGGTGTTGCGGATGATCATCTCGCAGCCCTTTTCGGTCGCCGGGCGTGTCAACCAGTATGACGTTGTCTGCTCGGTTACCGGTGGTGGTCTCTCCGGACAGGCGGGCGCCGTACGCCACGGTATCTCGAAGGCCTTGACGCTTTACGAGCCGGACCTGCGAGCCGTGCTCAAGAAGGAAGGCTTCCTGACCCGCGATTCGCGTGTCGTCGAGCGTAAGAAGTATGGCCGCGCCAAGGCGCGCCGGAGCTTCCAGTTCTCCAAGCGTTAA
- a CDS encoding Lrp/AsnC ligand binding domain-containing protein: protein MHAIFVMVKCDLGRAYDVAAQAVDTLEEVSEVYSTSGSYDLLVKCYLPEDSDIGRFVTERLQTLEGVRDTFTLITFKAFA, encoded by the coding sequence ATGCACGCCATCTTCGTCATGGTCAAATGCGATCTGGGTCGCGCCTACGATGTCGCCGCACAAGCGGTCGATACCTTGGAGGAGGTCTCGGAGGTCTATTCGACTTCGGGAAGCTATGACTTGCTGGTGAAATGCTATTTACCGGAAGACTCCGACATCGGACGCTTCGTCACGGAGCGGCTGCAAACCCTGGAAGGCGTGCGCGACACCTTCACACTTATCACCTTCAAGGCTTTCGCCTGA
- a CDS encoding VOC family protein — translation MEQITFVYTTQPEAMWRFYGDTLGLGLTFEKGGCRIYRVTPNSYIGVCHRADREVHPKGVCLSFVAHEVDGWYQRLNDAGIPTDGPPRETEAYGIYHFFAYDPEGHAVEFQRFTDPAWPGAREVL, via the coding sequence ATGGAGCAGATCACCTTCGTTTACACCACGCAACCGGAAGCCATGTGGCGGTTTTATGGTGACACGCTTGGTCTGGGTCTGACTTTTGAGAAAGGCGGTTGTCGGATCTACCGTGTAACGCCCAACAGCTATATTGGGGTCTGTCATAGAGCCGACAGAGAGGTTCATCCAAAGGGTGTCTGCCTTTCCTTCGTGGCGCATGAGGTTGATGGCTGGTATCAGCGCTTGAATGACGCGGGAATTCCGACCGATGGGCCGCCGCGAGAAACCGAGGCCTATGGTATCTATCATTTCTTCGCCTATGATCCGGAAGGACATGCGGTGGAGTTTCAGCGCTTCACCGACCCAGCCTGGCCCGGTGCTCGCGAGGTGCTCTGA
- a CDS encoding gamma carbonic anhydrase family protein, whose protein sequence is MAAIIKAFKGVSPRIHETAFIADGAVVIGDVEIGPESSVWYGCVIRGDVNRIRIGARTNIQDGSIIHCNHDPKGDYRETGGGMPTLIGDGITIGHMALLHACTLEDGSFVGMRAVVMDQAVVQEGAMLAAGALLTPRKVVESGTLWAGSPARHARALTEAERGFLPYSAANYAKLAAAHKQAS, encoded by the coding sequence TTGGCGGCAATCATAAAAGCTTTTAAGGGCGTTAGTCCGCGTATTCACGAGACGGCCTTCATCGCCGACGGCGCCGTTGTTATTGGCGATGTGGAGATAGGACCGGAAAGTTCGGTCTGGTATGGCTGCGTCATTCGCGGCGACGTCAATCGGATTCGGATCGGCGCGCGCACCAATATCCAAGACGGCTCGATTATCCACTGCAATCATGACCCCAAGGGGGATTACCGCGAGACAGGTGGCGGAATGCCGACCCTGATAGGTGACGGAATCACGATTGGGCACATGGCCTTGTTGCATGCCTGTACGTTGGAGGATGGCTCGTTTGTGGGTATGCGTGCGGTCGTTATGGATCAAGCGGTTGTACAAGAGGGCGCAATGTTGGCCGCCGGGGCATTGCTGACTCCCCGTAAGGTCGTCGAAAGCGGTACCTTGTGGGCGGGGAGCCCCGCCCGTCATGCACGGGCGCTGACCGAAGCGGAGCGCGGCTTTCTTCCATACTCTGCTGCCAACTACGCCAAGCTTGCCGCCGCTCACAAGCAAGCGTCATAA
- a CDS encoding PHA/PHB synthase family protein, which translates to MSDQKEQPSPDINLPDPVEFTKTMANIAERSQRLVTDFLQNQDLEGKGSVDPLNIGGAFYEMTTRMMRDPAKLIQAQMSLWQDYMKLWQNTTQRMLGGESDPVAAPDRGDRRFKDPAWEENQIFDYIKQSYLLTARWMQNTVNDVEGLDDKTAQKVDFYTRQFVDAMAPSNFAVTNPEVLRTTVESGGENLIKGLENLLEDMEKGKGKLRIKMVDDQAFKLGENIAVSPGKVIFQNDLMQLIQYSPTTEEVYKRPLLIVPPWINKFYILDLREKNSFVKWAVDQGFTVFMVSWVNPDEKLAKKSFEDYLVEGPLAALEAIEAATGEKDANVIGYCLGGTLMSATLSIMAQKGDDRVKSATLFTTMTDFTAPGELGVFIDEEQLSALEESMNQRGYLEGAEMAKTFNMLRANDLIWSFVVNNYLLGKDPFPFDLLYWNSDSTRMPAAMHSFYLRKMYHENKLAEPGGITLLGTPIDLTKIKTPVFMLSTREDHIAPWDSTYALTQQLSGPKKFCLAASGHIAGVVNPPASGKYCYWTNNRTPKDPEAWLQSAEQHEGSWWPEWAKWVGRKSGTKVPARQPGDGKLKAIEDAPGSYVQVKATPEDAHAIKK; encoded by the coding sequence ATGTCGGATCAGAAGGAACAGCCGTCACCGGATATCAACCTGCCAGACCCGGTGGAGTTTACCAAGACCATGGCGAACATTGCCGAGCGCAGCCAGCGCTTGGTGACCGATTTTCTGCAAAACCAGGATCTTGAGGGCAAGGGATCGGTCGATCCGCTGAACATTGGTGGCGCTTTCTACGAGATGACGACACGCATGATGCGCGACCCGGCCAAGTTGATTCAGGCGCAGATGTCGTTGTGGCAGGACTACATGAAACTATGGCAGAACACCACGCAGCGCATGCTGGGCGGCGAGAGCGATCCGGTAGCGGCCCCAGATCGCGGTGACCGGCGTTTCAAGGACCCTGCCTGGGAAGAGAATCAGATTTTCGACTATATCAAGCAATCCTATCTGCTGACGGCGCGCTGGATGCAGAACACGGTGAACGACGTTGAAGGGCTGGACGACAAAACCGCTCAGAAGGTGGACTTCTATACAAGGCAGTTCGTCGACGCCATGGCGCCGTCGAATTTCGCGGTGACCAATCCAGAGGTCTTGCGCACGACCGTCGAAAGCGGTGGCGAAAACCTGATCAAAGGCTTGGAAAACCTGCTGGAGGATATGGAAAAAGGTAAGGGCAAGCTTCGCATCAAGATGGTCGATGACCAGGCCTTCAAGCTGGGCGAGAACATTGCCGTGAGCCCAGGCAAGGTGATCTTCCAAAACGATCTGATGCAACTCATCCAATACAGCCCGACAACCGAGGAAGTTTACAAACGCCCGCTGCTTATCGTCCCGCCCTGGATCAACAAGTTCTACATCCTGGATCTACGCGAGAAAAATTCCTTCGTTAAATGGGCGGTGGACCAAGGCTTTACGGTTTTCATGGTGTCCTGGGTCAACCCTGACGAGAAGCTGGCGAAGAAATCCTTCGAGGATTACTTGGTTGAAGGGCCCTTGGCGGCTCTCGAAGCCATTGAAGCCGCCACCGGCGAAAAAGACGCCAATGTCATCGGCTATTGTCTTGGCGGCACCTTAATGTCGGCAACGCTTTCGATCATGGCGCAAAAGGGCGATGATCGCGTCAAGTCCGCGACGCTTTTCACCACCATGACGGACTTCACCGCGCCTGGCGAACTCGGTGTCTTTATCGATGAAGAGCAACTCAGCGCACTCGAAGAGTCGATGAACCAGCGCGGATACCTCGAAGGCGCGGAAATGGCGAAGACCTTCAACATGCTCCGGGCAAACGATCTCATCTGGTCGTTCGTGGTCAACAACTACCTTTTGGGGAAAGATCCCTTCCCCTTTGATCTTCTCTACTGGAACTCGGATTCCACGCGCATGCCCGCGGCCATGCATTCCTTCTATCTGCGCAAGATGTACCACGAGAACAAACTGGCGGAACCAGGTGGTATAACCTTGTTGGGTACACCGATCGATTTGACGAAGATCAAGACTCCTGTGTTCATGCTTTCAACGCGCGAGGATCACATCGCGCCCTGGGATTCAACCTACGCACTGACGCAACAGCTTTCGGGTCCGAAAAAATTCTGTCTCGCGGCCTCCGGACACATCGCCGGGGTCGTCAACCCACCGGCTTCGGGCAAATACTGCTACTGGACCAACAACCGCACGCCGAAGGATCCCGAAGCTTGGTTGCAAAGTGCCGAGCAGCATGAAGGCTCCTGGTGGCCGGAATGGGCAAAATGGGTCGGTCGCAAAAGCGGCACCAAGGTCCCTGCCCGCCAGCCGGGAGATGGCAAACTAAAGGCGATTGAAGACGCGCCCGGCAGTTACGTCCAGGTCAAGGCCACACCCGAAGATGCTCACGCCATTAAAAAATAG
- a CDS encoding OmpA family protein — protein MALAIAPLLFLGACASAPEWADPTGWLDDSEPVPENQTVVVPEGQEESFPNLASVPDEAPEASSKEERERLTKELTADRDSANYSTEPLRSSIRRTASAGPAVAGATEQIAVIYFDSASADLDSEDLEVLRQVFLIHQAEGGVLKVQGHASGKTGAVSAPDRERINLEMSARRADSVAQALRNFGVSPAAILVEALSDSKPVYEESTANGEAWNRRAEIFLELQSSKR, from the coding sequence GTGGCTCTAGCAATAGCGCCCCTCCTTTTCCTGGGGGCTTGTGCGTCAGCTCCTGAGTGGGCAGATCCAACCGGTTGGCTCGATGATTCCGAGCCGGTGCCGGAGAACCAAACGGTCGTTGTGCCCGAAGGCCAGGAGGAGAGCTTCCCGAATTTGGCATCGGTCCCCGACGAAGCACCCGAAGCGAGCAGCAAGGAAGAACGCGAGCGCCTTACTAAGGAACTGACTGCCGATCGCGATTCCGCCAATTACAGCACTGAGCCTTTGCGCTCAAGCATCCGCCGAACCGCCAGCGCCGGGCCAGCGGTCGCAGGGGCCACTGAGCAGATCGCGGTTATTTACTTCGATAGCGCGTCCGCGGATTTGGACAGCGAGGATCTAGAGGTCCTCCGCCAGGTATTCTTGATTCACCAAGCTGAAGGCGGCGTCTTGAAGGTGCAGGGACACGCGAGCGGCAAAACAGGCGCGGTTTCCGCCCCAGATCGTGAGAGAATTAACCTTGAGATGTCAGCTAGGCGGGCCGATTCCGTGGCGCAGGCTTTGCGCAACTTTGGTGTATCACCTGCCGCGATCCTGGTCGAAGCGCTCTCCGACAGCAAGCCGGTCTATGAGGAAAGTACGGCAAACGGCGAAGCCTGGAATCGGCGCGCCGAAATCTTTCTGGAATTACAGTCCAGCAAGCGCTAG
- a CDS encoding homoserine dehydrogenase has translation MSDPLRLGLAGLGTVGIGTLELLETQRNLIEIRCGKFLEVTAVSARDRGKDRGFDISKLQWHDDPVALATSDKVDIVVELMGGTDGAAKTLVETALAAGKPVVTANKALMAHHGTALAHLAESSGASLHFEAAVAGGIPVIKALREGLAGNRIHSITGILNGTSNYILTTMRETGRDFGSVLADAQALGYAEADPSFDIDGVDAAHKLALLTALAFGCEVDFPGVYVEGIRNIGAEDIAFAEELGYRIKLLAIAECNNGSVFQRVHPCLVDRKAPIASVDGVFNAVVAEGDYVGTTLFEGRGAGAYPTASAVVADIIDVARGQQLPTFSLPVERLNKLSTRPMAEHVGAYYLRLACLDEAGVIADITATLRDENISVETMVQRGRSSKEGQSVPVVITTHETNEAAMLRALARIEQQKSVLEPPHLIRIEAL, from the coding sequence ATGAGCGACCCTTTGCGTCTAGGTCTTGCCGGTCTTGGGACGGTCGGAATTGGCACTCTCGAGTTACTGGAAACGCAAAGGAACCTCATTGAGATTCGCTGCGGTAAGTTTCTCGAGGTAACGGCGGTATCAGCGCGTGATCGCGGAAAGGATCGCGGCTTTGATATCTCCAAGCTGCAGTGGCATGACGATCCTGTGGCGTTAGCGACATCCGACAAGGTTGATATTGTCGTCGAGTTGATGGGCGGCACAGACGGGGCCGCCAAGACCCTGGTTGAAACGGCACTGGCGGCAGGGAAGCCGGTCGTCACGGCGAACAAGGCCTTGATGGCGCACCATGGCACGGCGCTCGCGCATCTCGCCGAAAGTAGCGGCGCCAGCCTGCATTTCGAAGCTGCGGTGGCTGGCGGGATTCCGGTAATCAAGGCTCTTAGGGAAGGCTTGGCCGGAAACAGAATTCATTCGATCACCGGCATCTTGAATGGCACGTCCAACTACATCCTGACAACCATGCGCGAGACCGGGCGTGATTTCGGTTCTGTCTTGGCTGATGCTCAAGCCTTGGGATACGCTGAAGCCGATCCAAGCTTCGATATTGATGGTGTTGATGCGGCTCATAAACTTGCGCTTTTGACAGCGCTCGCCTTTGGTTGTGAAGTTGATTTTCCGGGCGTTTATGTGGAAGGCATCCGTAACATTGGGGCTGAGGATATAGCCTTCGCGGAAGAACTCGGTTACCGCATCAAGCTGCTGGCCATTGCTGAGTGTAACAATGGCAGCGTGTTTCAGCGGGTGCATCCTTGTTTGGTTGACCGCAAGGCGCCGATTGCCAGCGTCGACGGTGTTTTTAATGCGGTCGTCGCCGAAGGTGATTACGTTGGTACGACCCTGTTCGAGGGCAGAGGGGCGGGAGCTTATCCGACCGCTTCGGCTGTTGTTGCGGACATCATCGATGTGGCGCGAGGGCAGCAACTACCGACCTTCTCCCTCCCGGTTGAGCGCCTGAACAAGTTGTCGACCCGGCCAATGGCGGAGCACGTGGGTGCTTATTATCTCCGTCTGGCGTGCCTGGACGAAGCCGGCGTGATTGCTGATATCACGGCGACTTTGCGGGATGAAAACATTTCGGTCGAAACCATGGTGCAGCGGGGGCGCTCATCCAAGGAAGGCCAATCCGTGCCTGTGGTTATCACCACGCACGAGACGAACGAGGCGGCGATGTTGCGTGCGCTTGCGCGCATTGAACAACAAAAGAGCGTGCTGGAGCCTCCGCACTTGATCCGGATCGAAGCACTCTAG
- the glpX gene encoding class II fructose-bisphosphatase translates to MTDSWTDRNLALELVRVSEAAAIAASRLMGRGDEKAADQAAVNAMRETLNSLPIDGTIVIGEGERDEAPMLYIGEKVGSGGGKFDIALDPLEGTTLTARGDHNALAVIALAEEGGFLFAPDIYMDKIAVGGGLPEGIVDLDATPKENLTELAKAKKVDVADLVVCILDRPRHQDLIQQARDAGARIMLIRDGDVSGVMATSNPKAAVDIYLGQGGSPEGVLAAAALRSIGGQMQGRLIFKNEEQIARARTMGIEDPDRKYNLMDLAKGDVMFAATGVTDGAMLKGVRRYGGGAYTNSIVMRSKTGTVRTIDTHHNFERKVWYSPFI, encoded by the coding sequence ATGACCGACAGTTGGACTGATCGCAATCTTGCATTGGAATTGGTGCGTGTCAGCGAGGCTGCGGCAATAGCCGCCTCGCGGTTGATGGGGCGCGGGGACGAGAAGGCCGCTGACCAGGCTGCTGTGAATGCTATGCGGGAAACACTGAACAGTCTACCGATCGATGGCACGATCGTGATCGGCGAAGGCGAGCGTGATGAAGCGCCGATGCTCTATATCGGTGAAAAGGTTGGCAGCGGCGGCGGGAAATTCGATATTGCCCTTGATCCGCTTGAAGGCACCACTTTGACCGCTAGGGGCGATCACAATGCGCTGGCAGTGATCGCTCTGGCCGAGGAGGGTGGTTTCCTCTTCGCCCCGGATATTTATATGGACAAGATCGCAGTCGGCGGCGGCCTGCCGGAAGGCATCGTCGATCTCGATGCTACGCCGAAGGAAAACCTGACCGAACTGGCCAAGGCCAAGAAAGTCGATGTCGCCGATCTCGTGGTTTGTATCCTGGACCGTCCCCGTCACCAGGACCTAATCCAACAGGCGCGCGACGCTGGCGCGCGTATCATGCTGATCCGGGACGGTGATGTCTCCGGTGTGATGGCCACCAGCAACCCCAAGGCGGCGGTGGACATCTATCTGGGTCAAGGCGGCTCGCCCGAGGGCGTGCTGGCTGCTGCGGCGCTGCGTAGTATCGGCGGGCAAATGCAGGGTCGTCTCATCTTCAAGAATGAAGAGCAGATTGCCCGGGCGCGGACGATGGGCATTGAGGACCCGGATCGCAAGTACAACCTCATGGATCTGGCCAAGGGTGATGTTATGTTCGCGGCGACCGGCGTCACCGATGGGGCCATGTTAAAGGGCGTGCGCCGTTACGGCGGTGGCGCGTACACCAATTCCATTGTCATGCGCTCCAAGACAGGGACGGTCCGCACCATCGACACACACCACAATTTCGAGCGTAAGGTTTGGTACAGCCCCTTTATCTAG
- the recJ gene encoding single-stranded-DNA-specific exonuclease RecJ produces MAAAEERRAGFLGVETSLKGRRWEARCNDERLALALSQRGDLPEILGRILAARGVTLETLEAFLEPTLRRDLPNPSGLAGMEQATTRIQSALEQGESLGVFGDYDVDGATSSALILRYFRALGVAVEAYIPDRITEGYGPNPQAMRTLAERGVKVLMTVDCGITSFEVLETAAEVGLDVIVIDHHKAEPKLPIAAAVINPNRLDDESGQGHLAAVGVTFLLLVALNRRLREAGWFSGDRPEPDLKNLLDLVALGTVCDVVPLTGANRAFVAQGLKIMAARRNQGVAALSEVARVDSRPGSYHLGFLLGPRVNAGGRVGKADLGVRLLSSEDPSETRALAQELDALNAERREIERQVLDDALLQVEAGEKPRGMVFAAGEGWHAGVIGIVASRLKERYDLPCLVIALEDEVGKGSARSVRGVDLGSAVIAARQAGLLINGGGHRMAAGLTVARGALRDLRAFLEDRLQKEIERSSYQAAIGIDAVLQPGAATGSLVDLLEKVGPFGTDNPEPRFAFSGVGVIQAQVVGDDHVRCRIVGSDGKSIKAIAFRALDTDLGQALLSGGGGRFHLAGKLRLDEWAGGDAVQFLIDDGALASSS; encoded by the coding sequence ATGGCGGCGGCGGAGGAGCGACGAGCAGGATTCCTGGGGGTCGAAACCTCGCTGAAAGGACGGCGTTGGGAAGCGCGTTGCAACGATGAGCGCCTGGCGCTGGCGCTTAGCCAGCGTGGAGATCTTCCGGAGATATTGGGTCGTATCCTAGCAGCCCGTGGCGTGACGCTTGAGACCTTGGAAGCCTTTCTCGAACCGACTCTCCGCAGAGATCTTCCAAATCCCTCCGGCCTTGCCGGGATGGAACAAGCGACCACACGCATTCAAAGTGCTTTGGAACAGGGGGAAAGCCTTGGCGTCTTTGGTGACTATGACGTGGATGGGGCAACGTCCTCCGCGCTGATCCTCCGGTATTTTCGCGCACTCGGCGTGGCGGTAGAAGCTTATATTCCCGATCGCATTACCGAAGGGTATGGCCCCAATCCCCAGGCCATGCGCACACTTGCTGAGCGTGGTGTAAAGGTTCTGATGACGGTGGATTGCGGCATCACTTCCTTTGAGGTGCTGGAAACGGCGGCGGAGGTTGGCCTCGATGTCATTGTGATCGACCATCACAAAGCAGAGCCGAAGCTGCCAATAGCAGCAGCGGTAATCAACCCGAACCGCCTGGATGACGAGTCCGGCCAGGGGCACTTGGCCGCCGTCGGGGTTACATTCCTGTTGCTGGTGGCGCTTAACCGGCGCCTGCGTGAAGCTGGTTGGTTTTCCGGAGACCGCCCGGAGCCAGATTTGAAGAATCTACTGGATTTGGTTGCGTTGGGAACGGTCTGTGACGTCGTGCCTTTGACAGGCGCTAACCGCGCGTTCGTGGCCCAGGGCCTGAAGATAATGGCTGCGCGCCGAAACCAGGGTGTCGCCGCTTTGTCCGAAGTAGCCCGCGTCGATAGTCGACCGGGAAGCTATCATCTCGGTTTCCTTTTGGGTCCCAGGGTCAATGCCGGTGGGCGTGTCGGCAAGGCCGATTTGGGCGTTCGGCTACTCAGCAGCGAAGACCCCTCGGAAACCCGGGCGCTTGCTCAGGAACTTGATGCGTTGAACGCCGAACGCCGCGAGATCGAAAGGCAAGTTCTGGACGATGCGCTCTTGCAGGTAGAGGCAGGCGAAAAGCCGCGCGGCATGGTTTTTGCCGCAGGGGAGGGGTGGCACGCGGGAGTCATCGGCATTGTCGCTAGCCGCCTCAAGGAGCGCTATGACCTGCCATGCTTGGTCATTGCCCTTGAGGATGAAGTGGGGAAGGGTTCAGCCCGTTCGGTCCGTGGCGTTGATCTGGGCAGCGCCGTAATCGCCGCGCGTCAGGCCGGTCTTCTCATTAATGGTGGCGGACATCGCATGGCGGCCGGCCTGACAGTTGCCAGGGGAGCATTGCGCGATCTCCGGGCCTTTTTGGAAGATCGTTTGCAGAAGGAAATTGAGCGCAGTAGCTATCAGGCAGCAATAGGAATCGATGCGGTTCTACAGCCCGGGGCGGCTACTGGCAGTCTCGTTGATTTGCTAGAGAAAGTCGGCCCTTTCGGAACTGATAACCCGGAGCCTCGCTTTGCGTTTTCCGGTGTGGGCGTGATCCAAGCGCAGGTCGTGGGCGATGACCATGTGCGTTGCCGTATCGTCGGTAGCGATGGCAAATCAATCAAAGCCATAGCCTTCCGCGCGCTTGATACGGATTTAGGGCAGGCACTCTTGTCTGGAGGTGGTGGCCGTTTTCATCTCGCCGGCAAACTGCGTTTGGATGAATGGGCTGGCGGTGATGCGGTGCAGTTCCTGATCGACGATGGCGCGCTGGCTAGCTCTAGCTAG